AACGGCGTCAGGATATTGGCGAAATAGCGCTGGCATTGTTCGAACAGTTCGCCCTGATCGACCTCATCATTGAACAGATGCTCATCGCAGTAGTGCTGGCCGAAAGCGTCATTGCTGAACAGGACCGCGTCGCCGCTCATATAGGTCATCATGCTGTCAGGCCAGTGCAGCATCGGGGTTTCGATGAAGACCAGCTGTTTGCCGTTGCCGATATCCAGCGAATCGCCGGTTTTGACGGTGTGGAAATGCCATTCCGGATGATGGTGATGGCCGGTAATGGAGTCGATGGCGTTATGGGTGCAGTAGATCGGCGTCTCGGGGATGTGAGCCATCAGTTCGCTCAGCGCCCCGGCGTGGTCTTCTTCGGCATGGTTGATCACGATGTAATCGATCTGCGCCAGATCGATCTCCGTCATCAGGTTCTGTACAAAATCACGACTGAACTTGTGGTCAACGGTGTCGATCAGCACCGTTTTTTCTTCCCGGATCAGGTAGCTATTATAGCTGCTGCCTTTCAGCGTTTTGTATTCGGTTCCGTGGAAATCGCGCACTTCCCAATCCCGCTGCCCGACCCAGTGAATATTGTTTTTAACATGAATAGACATCGTAATACTCCAGTGAATGTAGTAAAGGTGGATGCGATGTCATTGCATGAGCCGTGCCAAATTTTATCTGTTTGATTATTAAGTACTTTAAAAATACTCTTTGTCATTATGACAATAACTGAGTAATGTCTTTTTGACACTCCTTTGTGAAAAAGACAGACCATGCCGCTATCGATAGATTCCTTTGCGCACATTGCCATTGAACTGCAACAAGGGCTTTCAACCCGGGACCGCTTTCAGCGCCTGCTCAATAGTTTGCGCCAGTTGCTGTGTTGCGATGCCGCTGCGTTGCTGTGTTATGAAAGCCAACTGCTGCGTCCGCTGGCGACCGATGGACTGGCGCCGGACGTGCTGGGGCGGCGTTTCCGGTTGTCCGAGCATCCCCGGCTGGAGGCGATAGCCCGGGCGGGCGATGTGGTGCGTTTCCCGGCGGACAGCCAGCTTCCCGATCCTTACGATGGCCTGATTCCCGGTCAGGAAGCGTTGAAAGTCCACGCCTGCGTCGGCCTGCCACTGTTTGCTCACCATACGCTGATCGGCGCGCTGACCATTGATGGGATGGACCCTCACCAGTTCGATCATTTCAGCGATGAGGAACTGCGGCTGATTGGCGCGATGGCGTCCGTTGCCTTGAGCAATGCGTTGCTGATGGAGCAACTGGAACGGCAAACGCTGGCGCCGCTGCCGGATGCCGCTCCGATGGCGGATGCGGAGGCTGACGAGATGGTGGGATTATCTGAGCCTATGCAGCAGCTGAAAAAAGAAGTGGCTATCGTGGCCGACAGCGATCTTAACGTGCTGATCATGGGGGAAACCGGGGTCGGCAAGGAGCTGGTGGCGCGGGCTATCCATCAGGGATCGCGGCGTGCGGGCCGCCCGCTGGTGTATCTGAACTGTGCCGCACTGCCGGAGTCGGTGGCGGAAAGCGAGCTGTTTGGTCACGTGAAAGGGGCGTTTACCGGCGCCATTCACCACCGTACTGGCAAGTTCGAACTGGCGGACAACGGTACGCTGTTTCTGGATGAAATCGGCGAATTGTCGCTGACGTTACAGGCCAAACTGTTGCGGGTATTGCAGTACGGCGATTTGCAGCGCGTAGGCGACGACAGTAGCCTGAAAGTGGATGTGCGCGTGCTGGCGGCCACCAACCGGGATTTAAAACAGTCGGTACAGGAAGGCGCTTTCCGCGCCGACCTGTTCCATCGTCTGAGCGTGTTTCCGCTGTCGGTGCCGCCGCTGCGCGCGCGCGGTCAGGATATTGCCGTGCTGGCCGGTTTTTTCTGCGAGCGCAGCCGTGCCCGGTTGGGGTTGCAGCGGCTGGCGTTGTCGTCGGAGGCGACGCAGTTGCTGGCGAGCTATCCATGGCCGGGAAATGTGCGCGAGCTGGAACATGTGATTTACCGGGCGACCATTGTGGCGCGGGCCGGTGGAACGACCGGCGATCTGACATTACGCCCGGAGCATTTGAATCTGGATGGCGTTTTGCCTGACGAGCCTCATTCGGCCGCCGCCGATACCGTACCGCCGTGGCGTGGCGTCAGCCTGCGGGATGCGACGGATCAGTATCAACGGCAGGTGATTAGCGACACGTTGACGCGACATCAGGGCAACTGGTCATCTTGCGCCCGCGAGCTGGCGGTGGATAGCGGTAATTTGCACCGGATGGCAAAACGGCTGGGGATAAAATAATTTTGTGTTGATAAACAGCTTGATTATTTTGTTACTGGAGAATTTATGCCGGAGCGGCGAGATGTTTCGTGCGTGATGACATTGGCTGTCCCTTTGCAGCAGCATCGCACGCACGACAAGGAGAGGTTCACGCCACCTCTCCTTGACCTCTGGCTGGGGGCTAAACTGTGCCGCTGCGCGGTTCCCTCGGCGTTCGTCTTCGCTATTCGGGCCGCTCGTGACACGATTACTCGCCCCATCCCTGGGGCTCGCCCTGCGGGCCAGCGTAAACGGTGTTCAAAAACGCTTCCGGCGTTTTTGTCAGACGCGGCACGAGCTTTCGCCGCGTCCATGCGGCTCACCCGGCGAATTCGCCCACCTCGGCACAGTTTTTAACGCCGGAAAAACCGTCACCTTACCTGTAAGGGGCTGTCAGCAATATTGTCCCCTAGCCTGACGAATCATCAACCGCAGCGGGTGCAATTCTGCGACTGGATCACCTGGAAGAAGTCGTTGCCCTTGTCATCCACCAGGATGAAGGCCGGGAAGTCTTCTACTTCGATTTTCCAGATAGCTTCCATACCCAGCTCCGGGTATTCCACGCATTCCAGGCTCTTGATGCTGTTTTGCGCCAGAATCGCCGCCGGGCCGCCGATGCTGCCGAGGTAGAAGCCGCCGTGTTTATGACAGGCGTCGGTCACCTGCTGGCTACGGTTGCCCTTTGCCAGCATGATCATGCTGCCGCCGTGGGATTGCAGCAGATCAACGTAGGAATCCATACGGCCGGCGGTGGTGGGGCCGAGTGAACCGGAGGCGTAACCTTCCGGCGTTTTGGCCGGGCCGGCGTAGTAGATCGGGTGATCTTTCACGTATTGCGGCAGCTCGCCGCCGTTATCCAGCAGCTCTTTCAGCTTGGCGTGCGCAATGTCGCGCGCCACGATGATGGTGCCGTTGAGCGACAGACGGGTGGAAACCGGGTACTGCGACAGCGTTTTGAGAATATCGGCCATCGGGCGGTTCAGGTCGATGCGCACCACTTCGCCTTCGCCGGCCTGACGCAGGTGTTCCGGAATGTATTTGCCGGGGTTGGTTTCCAGCTGTTCCAGCCAGATACCCTGACGGTTAATCTTGGCCTTGATGTTGCGGTCCGCCGAGCAGGACACGCCCATGCCGATCGGGCAGGAAGCGCCGTGACGCGGCAGACGGATCACACGTACATCGTGGGCGAAGTATTTGCCGCCGAACTGGGCGCCGAGCCCCAGATTGCGGGCTTCTTCCAGCAATTCCTGTTCCAGCGCCACATCGCGGAACGCCTGACCGTGCTCGTTGCCTTCGGTCGGCAGCTCGTCATAGTAGCGGGTGGAGGCCAGTTTGACGGTTTTCAGGTTGGTTTCCGCCGAGGTACCGCCGATGACGAACGCAATGTGGTACGGCGGGCAGGCCGCGGTGCCCAGCGTACGCATTTTTTCCACCAGATAGTTGGTCAGCTTACCCGGCGACAGCAGCGCTTTGGTTTCCTGATACAGGTAGGTCTTGTTGGCGGAACCGCCGCCTTTGGTGACGAACAGGAATTTGTATTCATCGCCTTCGGTGCTGTAGAGGTCGATCTGCGCCGGCAGGTTGGTGCCGGTGTTGACCTCTTTGTACATGTCCAGCGCTGCGTTCTGAGAATAACGCAGGTTGTCTTCGATAAAGGTGTTGTACACCCCGCGCGACAGCGCTTCGGCATCGTCGCCACCGGTCCACACGCGTTGGCCTTTTTTGCCGACGATGATGGCGGTGCCGGTGTCCTGACAGGTGGGCAGGATGCCTTTGGCGGCGATTTCGGAGTTACGCAGGAACTGCAGCGCGACATAACGGTCGTTTTCGCTGGCTTCCGGGTCGAGCAGGATATCGGCGACCTGTTGCTGGTGGGAAGGGCGCAGCAGGAAAGAGGCATCGTGGAATGCCTGCTGGGCCAACAGCGTCAGCCCCTGCGGGTCGACTTTAAGAATATCCTGGCCTTCAAACTGGCTAACGGAAACAAAATCGCTGCTGATTAAACGATATTCGGTTTTATCCTTCGCTAATGGAAACGGATCTTGGTAATAGAACGGTTTATTCGACATTTTCTTCTCACTTGCAGCCGCATAATGGAATGATTCATCGGGTCTTATTTTCCGTCTAGGGCTTTTGTGCCGGTCTTATTGTTGTGTCAATCGTTGTGGTGTCAATCGCCTCGGGCACGACGACAAAAGCAATAAACGTCGGGTGATATTCCTTAACTTGCGCCAGTATCGCGCCCCTTGAGGGATACCGCCTCACATACTATGGCTTTATGACCGGGAGTACCACGCTGACAAGTCACATTATTTTTATCTCCGTCATGTTTTCGTTGAAAATATATCTCAGACAGAAACATAACGCTGTTACCGGCAAAAATGACCCCTGGGCGCGTCATATTAAGTCATTTATTTAAATTAATTAAGTGTGGCGTGCGACAGCTAAATATCCATTAAATAAATAAGGTTTATTGATTGCCCAATTAAATTGCGCATTCGGTTTCACAGACGGATGTTCATTCGCGCTGTTCCAGCAGGGTATCGATCAACCACAGCCCTGCCGGGCCGGGAGGGAAAGGGCGCGACCAGGCGATGTCCACCTCAATTTGCCGCGGCCAGCCGGGCAGCGCCAGTTCTACCAGTCGGTTTCGCGCGTATTCGTTCACCAGCCAGCGCGGCAGGATGCTCCAGCCAAATCCTTGTTCCGCCATTTCCAGCAGCATCAGGTACGACGGCGTCGACCAGGTGGCGCCTTCGGACTGCGGCCGTTCCCGCTGGCTATAGGTGTGAAGGCACAGCTGACGCGCCGTGGCGAGCTGTTCCTGGGTCACCGGCGTGTGCTGCGCCAGCGGGTGAGTGCGGGCCGCGTAGATCGCCATTTCGGTTTTCACCTGCAACCGGGATACCGCGATATCGATAGGATAATGCGCCTGCGACTGCAATACGCCGATATGGGCGCGCTGCGATTGCAGCAGGTCCACCACGTCCTCGTCTTCCGCAATCAGACACTCGAACTCCACATCAGGAAAACGCTCGGCGAAGCGCTGCAACACTGGATAGTAGTGGCGGCATTGCCAGGTGTCCGACAGCACAAAAGTCAGCCGCGGCTCCACCTTATCCGCCAGCCGGATCGCCAGTTCGTCCAGCGCTTCGCTGGCGGACAGAATGGCTTTGACGTGGCTGAGCACCTTGCGTCCTTCGTCGGTCAGCGCCGGCTGATGGCCGCGCCTGTCGAACAATGTCAGGCCCAGATCCGCCTCCAGATTCGCCACCGCCGTGCTGACGGTGGACTGGCTTTTTTGCAGGTGACGAGCCGCCGCGGAAAAAGAACCGGTATTCACGGTGGCGATGAACGCCAGCAGGGATTCAGGAGAATAACGCATCGCTGTCTCTATCGCTTTTTTAGATGGAAACTCATTTAACACTATTGGTTATTTCGATGAGAATGACAACCCGCAATCGCAGTCATGCAGGCAGAAGGAGGAAAACATGCAACAGCAAATCCAGCGGAAAGCGCGTCATGAACGAAAAACATTCCGTGAACGGATGGTGCATGCCATCGGTTTCGAGGTGATGGCGTTGCTGATTTGCGCCCCGATCGGCGCCTGGGTGCTCGGGCGCTCGATCTTGCAGGTCGGCGCGCTGTCGATAATGCTGTCCAGCGTGGCGATGATCTGGAACGTGGTGTACAACAGCGTGTTTGATCGCCTGTGGCCGGTCAGCCGTGTCAGACGGGGTCTGTGGGTGCGGATGGGGCACGCGCTGGGCTTCGAGGGCGGCTTTATCCTCATTGGCTTGCCGCTGGCGGCGTGGATGCTGAATATCACCCTGTGGCAGGCGCTGATGGTGGAGATCGGTTTCTTCCTGTTCTTCCTGCCGTACACCATGGCCTACAACTGGTTGTATGACCTGCTGCGCGAGCGGCTGCTGGCGACCGCGGTACCAGGGCGTTAGACGTGTGACACGGCAAAAACCACACGGTAAAAGCGATACGGCAAAGGAGAGAGGCGACGTCGCCTCTCCGGGTTCGGGGCTGTCGGCTTGACCGCTTGCGTTACTGACGCAGCGAGGCGCGGTACTCGGCGTAATCCGGCATATGGGGAATACGCCACAGATACCAGGCGGCCAGCGTGCGGTAAGGGCGGCAGGCTTCGCTCATCTCCAGCATCGCTTTACGCGTCGGGTCTTGCGGCAGGCGGTACAGGTAACGAAACCCCTGTTTGATGCCGAGATCGTCCACCGGCATGATGTCCATCCGCTCCAGCGTGGAGATCAGCAGCATTTCCACCGTCCAACGGCCGATGCCTTTCAGCGTGCAAAGTCGTTCGATCAACGTCTCGTCATCCAGATGTTCCGCCTCCGCCCGGCTTGGCACCAGCCCATTCTGCACACCCTGAGCAATCCCTTTGACCGTGTCGATTTTGCGGGCGGAAAAGCCGCACTGGCGCAAGACTTCCGGTTCGCATGTCGCCAACTGATCGGCGGAGGGAAAACCGTTTTCACCCACGGCGAAACGTTGCTGCAGTTTGCCGATGATGGCCGCGGCGGCGCGGTTGCTGAGCTGCTGGCTGGCGACCGCCCGAATCAACGCGTCGTAAGGTTCCCGCGCCGGGCGGCTTTCAAAACGAATATGGCCGACGCCGTCGATCAACCGCGCCCAGTGCGCGTCAATGGCGGCCAGATGGGCGAGAGCCTGGGGTTCGTCGAATGGGAGCGGTGATGTGGTCATCCTGCGGCATCCTTATTATTGAGGCTGTTGACAAACAGCCATGTTGTTTTATTACAGATGAATTTATGCCAGAGCAGTGGAAAGTTTCGTGCGTGATAACGTCGGTTGTTTCTTTGCAACATCATCACACGCCCGACAAGGAGAGGTTCAACGCCACCTCTCCTTGACCACTGGCTGATGGCTAAATTATGAACCCTGACGGGTTCACCCTTGCGGGCCAGCGCAAGCGCTGTTCCATTTTGCGTTGCAAAATGGTGTGGCGCTGCGCGCTCCCTTCGACGTTCGCCTTCGCTGTTCGAACCGCTCGTGACGTGATTACTCGCCCCATCCCTGGGGCTCGCCCTGCGGGCCAGCGTAAACGCTGTTCAAAAACGCTCCCGGCGTTTTTGTCAGACACGGCACGAGCTTGCGCGGCTTCCCTGCCGCGCATCCGGCGAAGTCGCTCGTCTCAGCACAGTTTCTGACGCCGTAAAATCCTATTGCCTGTAAATAAAAGGTTTTTTCAGCAATATGTTTTTCTGTTTCAGATAATTATCGTGTCGTGTAAAACAACGCGGGCAAGCTGTTCATTGACCGCGTACACTCGATAATACTGGTTATTTAGACAGAGGTCTGCATGAATTTCGAACTGTTTGCCGATGAGCCGCCGGAACGCCGCAATGACACGCTGGCGCCCGGCGCCATGCTGCTGCGCGGTTTTGCCTGGCAACAGGCCGGTGAGTTGCTGGCCGGGCTGGCACAGGTGACGCAGCGGTCGCCGTTTCGCCACATGGTGACGCCGGGCGGGCATACCATGTCGGTGGCGATGAGTAACTGCGGGCCGCTGGGTTGGGTGAGCGACGAACTGGGGTATCGCTACAGCGCTCAGGATCCGCTGACCGGCCAGCCGTGGCCCGCCATGCCGGCCTGCTTTTGGCAACTGGCGCAGGCGGCGGCTCGCGAGGCTGGGTATGACGGTTTTGCGCCGGATGCCTGCCTGATTAACCGGTACGCCGTGGGGGCCAAACTGTCGCTGCATCAGGACAAGGACGAGCAGGATTTGCGCCAGCCGATCGTCTCCGTCTCGCTGGGGTTAAGCGCGGTGTTTCTGTTTGGCGGGGCAAAACGCAGCGACCCGTGCCAGCGGCTGGCGCTGATGCATGGCGATGTGGTGGTGTGGGGCGGCCCGTCCCGGCTGTATTACCACGCCATTTTGCCGCTCAAAAACGGACCGTTGCCGGCGGGAATGTCGGATGAGGTTCGCGTTAATCTAACGTTTCGTAAAGTGTGAAAGGTCCCCCACGAGTGGGGGACGAAAGGCATTACTTTTTGGTGAAGCGGAGATAATCGAGGGCGTTTTCTGCCGCCATGCGACCTGAGTTGAGGGCGAAGCCGAAGGTGCCGCCGCCCAGCAGCAGATCGTAGGTGTCGCCGTACATGCCGGCGGCGTCATTACCGGTGACGTACAGCCCCGGCACCGCATTGCCTGCCGGCGATATCGCTTCCATCTTCTCGTTGATCTTCACGCCGCCCAGTGTGCCGAGCGCGGCCGGCAGCATTTTCACCGCGTAGAACGGGCCGGTTTTCATCGGGCGCAGGTAGTCCATGTTCTTGTTGAACACCTCGTCCCGTTTCTGTGCGGCGAAGCGGTTGTTTTCGTCAACGGTGTGTTTCAACACGCTGGCGTCGACGCCCATCTGTTTCGCCAGTTCGTCCAGCGTGGCGGCCTTGAACACAAAGCCGCGGTTTTTCTGGCTCTCTTTGGTGAACTCATCATCGAATTTCACCAGCTTGGTGTTGGCGATCACCCATTCGCCGATCGGCACATCGATGCCGTCGTTGACGAAGTGCTTGCGGGCGTCTTCGTCAAACACCGAATACATCACCCCACCGGCTTTAGCCAGCGCGTTGCCGGCGTGCGGCCAGATGATGACGATGGATTCGTCGGTGAAACGGCGGCCGTGTTGATCTATCCACAGATAAGGCTGACGAGCGGCGGCCAGCAACTGAGAGTTAGGCGCATAGTCCGGCAGGCCGGGGCGGTAGGACTGTACGACGCCCATGCCTTCCTCTTTGGCCCCGGCTTTCCACGCCATTTTGATGCCGTCGCCGTCTTTACCGACGTTGCCCACCATGATGGTGTCCGGCACCGCCACGTATTTTTGCAGCATCTCCTTGTTGTTGGCGTAGCCGCCGGTGGCGATGATCACCGCTTTGGCGTCGATCTGGAACGGTTTGCCGTCGCTGCCTTCGGCGATCACCCCGGCGACTTTGCCGTCCTTCATCACCAGATCTTTACCGGCGGTTTTCACCAGCGTGGTGACCTTCATATCTTTGAACTGCTCGTGGAAGGTTTTGATCAGGTGGCGGCCGTGGCCGGGGCCGTCGATCACGTGCCAGGTCAACATCCCGCCCGGTCCGCCGGGGCCGATGTATTCAAACTTGATGCCTTTGGATTTGACCCACTCGATGGTGTCGGCGGAGCGGTTGACGAAGGCGCGCACCACAAACGGGTTCGCCATCCAGTGGCTGTATTCCATGATGGTTTTGAACGCCATGTCCGGCGTCACCACGATGCCCTGACGTTTCTGCATGGTGCTGTTGGCGGCGAAAATGCCTTCGGCGAAGTTGCCGGTGCCGCCGACCACGCCCTGTTTTTCCAGCAACACCACGCTGGCGCCTTTCTCGGCCGCTGCCATGGTAGCGGCGGTGCCGGCCGCTCCCGCGCCGATGATCACCACGTCAGCGCTTTTGGGGAGCTCGACCGGTTTGGCCGGTTCGGCGCTTTTAGCCGGCTCGGCCGGCCCTGATGCCTGAACGGATGTGATCCCCAGAACCGAGAGGCACAAAGCCGCAAGGAGTTTTTTTCGGTATTGAACCATATTATTTTCCTTTTATTTTACGCGTGGAATGACGCGCCAAACACCGGCGCGTCGCCCGGTATTCATTTGGCTTTGGCTTGAGCGTAAGCCGCCTGAGATGCTTCATGCACCGCGCCGCTGGTCATGGTGGCGCCGGAGACACCGTCGACGTTGATGGTTTTTTTCTCGGTCATGGTTTTCGCCAGCTCTTTGGCGGCGTCCCCGCCTACTTCCGGGGTTTCATTGGGCGCATCGATAGTGGCTTTCTGCACCACCCCTTTGTCATCGATATCCAGAGTGACCGTCACATCACCGCCGATGCCTTGTCCGGTGGCCGAATAGGTTCCGGCTTTGAACTGACCCGCGTCTTCGGCGACGGCCGTTCCGGCGATCAGCAACAGGCAAGCCAATAATTTAATGGAATTTTTCTTCATAACGTGATTTCACTCTTTTGATTAACGGAATGTTGATTAATAAAAATATCCGGCTGCCCGGTCAGGGAGCGGGCGACAGTAATACGTTCCCGTCCTCGTGACCGAGATGACGAAACAGCAGGCAACTCAGCGCCAGTCCGACCCCGAGCAGCGCAAACAGCAGGCTGAACGGGCTGATGTGCAGCCACGGCGACAGGTGCGACAGCGCCCGCAGCGCCGGAAAGGTCAACGCCATGCTCAGCATCACCGCCAGCAGTTGGCTGAGCAGCAGGATGTTGTTGCCGCTGTTGCAGGTGTCGTGTTCCAGATGGCAGCAGGCGAGCGTGCTTTCCGCCGAGTGCAGCAGCGCCGTCAGCACGCCGAGCAGGCCGGACAGAGCGCCGATGCACGGCAGCGAGCGGTGCTGGATGGCGACACCGAGCGCCAGCACCGCGATCGCCGCCAGCAGCGTGGCGGCGATCAGCAACTGGCGGTAACCGGCGCGGCGCACCAGCGGTTCAAACAGCAGCTTGGCGAGCAAGGCGCCGGCGGAAAACAGCAGCATGATGATCCCGGCGGTAGCCGGCGTCAGACCCAGCGCGGTCTGGGTAACCAGTGAGATCACCACCGGGAGTGACGCCAGCAACAGTCTGGTCAGCACGCCGCCCCACACGCCGACATAAAAGGTGCGAATGCCGAACAGCGCGGCGGGCAGCAGCGCCTCGCGCGCCCGGCGATCGCCGCGCAGATACAGCCAGCCGCAGCCGCAGCCCGCCAGCGTAATCAGTATCAACGCCGGTAGCGGCAGCAGGTGTTTGGGGGCGGCGACCAGCAGCAGCGCGAGCAATAACAGCGCGGTGGTCAGCGGCAGCAGGCTGCGCAGCGGAATATGGCGCGGCGACGGCGTGACGCCATCAGGAATGGCGTACCCGGTCAGCCACAGGCACAGCAACGACAGCGGAATCGGCGCGAGAAAAATCGCGCGCCAGCCGAAAGTATCGGTCAGCAGGCTACCCGCCAACGGGCCGGTCAGGGTGCCGAGCAGGCCGAGTAGCGTCATACGGTTAAGAAAAGACAGTTTCTGCGCGGGGGTGGTGACGCGCAGCGCCTGAGTGCGAAGCACCGGCAGCAACAACGCCCCGCCGATGCCTTGCAGGCAGCGACAAATCGCCAGCGCGGCGGCCGACGTGGCCTGGTTGCACAGCAGCGCGCCGGTGATGAACGTCAGCAGCGCCAACTGGCAGGTGCGTCGTTCCCCCATCCGCTGGCTCAGCCAGCTGTTGAGCGGGGTGAATGCCACCACGGCGACCAGATAAGCCATCACCACCGGCTCCATGCGCAGTACCGGCTCGCGCAGCGTATGCGCCATCGCCGGAACGGCGACATACAGCATGGTGGTATCCAGCGATTGCATGAAGAACGCCACCGACGCCAGCCAGAATAACGCGCGCGAGCCGGCCATGATCAGGCCACCGTCATCTGTCCGGCGTACAGCACGAACAGTCGCAGCAGGAATACGCCTAGTAGCGTCAGGCCGGCGGCGATCCGCGGCAGCGACGTGACATGGCGCCGCATGGCGGGCAGACTACCCGCCGCCAGCGGCACCAGCATGCCGATGCCGATAATACCGATCCAGAACACGCTGCCCCAGAATCCGCTCAGCGCCACCTGCGCCGCCACCGCTTTCTGCCCGCCGCCCAGCAGCAGGCCGATAAAGAAGGCGAACAGCAGGAACAGTTCGATCAGTGCGACCGGTTTTTCCAGTTTGTGCAGCAGATGCAGGGTCTGCGGGCAGTCACAATGGCTGCGCGCCGATGCGCCGACCATCATCAACACCGCGATGCCGGAGGTGACGCCGGACACCAGAAACAGCACCGGCAGCACCGGGTTATTCAGCAACGGGAAGGATTTCAGCGCTGAAAGCAGAAAACCGGTATAACAGCCGAGCAGCAACGCCAGCACCAGCAGCAGATTTTCCACCGGACGTATGCAGCGGGTTACCAGCACGATGACCCGGTTTAGCAAACCGTGCAGGGCACCCGGTAAATGGCGTTCGCTCCAGGCCAGCAACGGTTGCTGATACAGGCTGGCAATCCAGAGGAACATCACCAGCATGTACACCTGAAACAGCATTACCCCCAGCGACATGATGGAATGGGGATTATAGAAAATCATCAGGTACCAGAAGGT
The DNA window shown above is from Dickeya dadantii NCPPB 898 and carries:
- a CDS encoding LysR family transcriptional regulator, with the translated sequence MRYSPESLLAFIATVNTGSFSAAARHLQKSQSTVSTAVANLEADLGLTLFDRRGHQPALTDEGRKVLSHVKAILSASEALDELAIRLADKVEPRLTFVLSDTWQCRHYYPVLQRFAERFPDVEFECLIAEDEDVVDLLQSQRAHIGVLQSQAHYPIDIAVSRLQVKTEMAIYAARTHPLAQHTPVTQEQLATARQLCLHTYSQRERPQSEGATWSTPSYLMLLEMAEQGFGWSILPRWLVNEYARNRLVELALPGWPRQIEVDIAWSRPFPPGPAGLWLIDTLLEQRE
- a CDS encoding DNA-3-methyladenine glycosylase family protein, producing the protein MTTSPLPFDEPQALAHLAAIDAHWARLIDGVGHIRFESRPAREPYDALIRAVASQQLSNRAAAAIIGKLQQRFAVGENGFPSADQLATCEPEVLRQCGFSARKIDTVKGIAQGVQNGLVPSRAEAEHLDDETLIERLCTLKGIGRWTVEMLLISTLERMDIMPVDDLGIKQGFRYLYRLPQDPTRKAMLEMSEACRPYRTLAAWYLWRIPHMPDYAEYRASLRQ
- a CDS encoding multidrug/biocide efflux PACE transporter is translated as MQQQIQRKARHERKTFRERMVHAIGFEVMALLICAPIGAWVLGRSILQVGALSIMLSSVAMIWNVVYNSVFDRLWPVSRVRRGLWVRMGHALGFEGGFILIGLPLAAWMLNITLWQALMVEIGFFLFFLPYTMAYNWLYDLLRERLLATAVPGR
- a CDS encoding FAD-dependent oxidoreductase, with the protein product MVQYRKKLLAALCLSVLGITSVQASGPAEPAKSAEPAKPVELPKSADVVIIGAGAAGTAATMAAAEKGASVVLLEKQGVVGGTGNFAEGIFAANSTMQKRQGIVVTPDMAFKTIMEYSHWMANPFVVRAFVNRSADTIEWVKSKGIKFEYIGPGGPGGMLTWHVIDGPGHGRHLIKTFHEQFKDMKVTTLVKTAGKDLVMKDGKVAGVIAEGSDGKPFQIDAKAVIIATGGYANNKEMLQKYVAVPDTIMVGNVGKDGDGIKMAWKAGAKEEGMGVVQSYRPGLPDYAPNSQLLAAARQPYLWIDQHGRRFTDESIVIIWPHAGNALAKAGGVMYSVFDEDARKHFVNDGIDVPIGEWVIANTKLVKFDDEFTKESQKNRGFVFKAATLDELAKQMGVDASVLKHTVDENNRFAAQKRDEVFNKNMDYLRPMKTGPFYAVKMLPAALGTLGGVKINEKMEAISPAGNAVPGLYVTGNDAAGMYGDTYDLLLGGGTFGFALNSGRMAAENALDYLRFTKK
- the alkB gene encoding DNA oxidative demethylase AlkB, coding for MNFELFADEPPERRNDTLAPGAMLLRGFAWQQAGELLAGLAQVTQRSPFRHMVTPGGHTMSVAMSNCGPLGWVSDELGYRYSAQDPLTGQPWPAMPACFWQLAQAAAREAGYDGFAPDACLINRYAVGAKLSLHQDKDEQDLRQPIVSVSLGLSAVFLFGGAKRSDPCQRLALMHGDVVVWGGPSRLYYHAILPLKNGPLPAGMSDEVRVNLTFRKV
- the fumA gene encoding class I fumarate hydratase FumA; its protein translation is MSNKPFYYQDPFPLAKDKTEYRLISSDFVSVSQFEGQDILKVDPQGLTLLAQQAFHDASFLLRPSHQQQVADILLDPEASENDRYVALQFLRNSEIAAKGILPTCQDTGTAIIVGKKGQRVWTGGDDAEALSRGVYNTFIEDNLRYSQNAALDMYKEVNTGTNLPAQIDLYSTEGDEYKFLFVTKGGGSANKTYLYQETKALLSPGKLTNYLVEKMRTLGTAACPPYHIAFVIGGTSAETNLKTVKLASTRYYDELPTEGNEHGQAFRDVALEQELLEEARNLGLGAQFGGKYFAHDVRVIRLPRHGASCPIGMGVSCSADRNIKAKINRQGIWLEQLETNPGKYIPEHLRQAGEGEVVRIDLNRPMADILKTLSQYPVSTRLSLNGTIIVARDIAHAKLKELLDNGGELPQYVKDHPIYYAGPAKTPEGYASGSLGPTTAGRMDSYVDLLQSHGGSMIMLAKGNRSQQVTDACHKHGGFYLGSIGGPAAILAQNSIKSLECVEYPELGMEAIWKIEVEDFPAFILVDDKGNDFFQVIQSQNCTRCG
- the norR gene encoding nitric oxide reductase transcriptional regulator NorR, with amino-acid sequence MPLSIDSFAHIAIELQQGLSTRDRFQRLLNSLRQLLCCDAAALLCYESQLLRPLATDGLAPDVLGRRFRLSEHPRLEAIARAGDVVRFPADSQLPDPYDGLIPGQEALKVHACVGLPLFAHHTLIGALTIDGMDPHQFDHFSDEELRLIGAMASVALSNALLMEQLERQTLAPLPDAAPMADAEADEMVGLSEPMQQLKKEVAIVADSDLNVLIMGETGVGKELVARAIHQGSRRAGRPLVYLNCAALPESVAESELFGHVKGAFTGAIHHRTGKFELADNGTLFLDEIGELSLTLQAKLLRVLQYGDLQRVGDDSSLKVDVRVLAATNRDLKQSVQEGAFRADLFHRLSVFPLSVPPLRARGQDIAVLAGFFCERSRARLGLQRLALSSEATQLLASYPWPGNVRELEHVIYRATIVARAGGTTGDLTLRPEHLNLDGVLPDEPHSAAADTVPPWRGVSLRDATDQYQRQVISDTLTRHQGNWSSCARELAVDSGNLHRMAKRLGIK
- a CDS encoding FMN-binding protein, with the protein product MKKNSIKLLACLLLIAGTAVAEDAGQFKAGTYSATGQGIGGDVTVTLDIDDKGVVQKATIDAPNETPEVGGDAAKELAKTMTEKKTINVDGVSGATMTSGAVHEASQAAYAQAKAK